In Amycolatopsis sp. EV170708-02-1, the following are encoded in one genomic region:
- a CDS encoding CHAT domain-containing protein: MVEDQRESLRAAQDRQTAEQLLTKTGNNSSDIVSALSLAEGAVAVHRRIGPPEECAASWYVLGLAWFAQDGERGENLERALDAMMFSLDLRGQVGPRDEWARVLANVGALYWHRAAGEQGQRSLGVRADDIERAIGAWRAAAAAFDVHASSHQAEQWVTATENLATGYLRRQVGERAQNVADAVAAIKGVAEFHRDRRQHSEWARTQNWLANTLIEHGSGDHVERAIEIFTGILHDTAGQTEDDVASTEVNLALAYMRQPRGDRQQHIARAMSYCRSALARNSPGDSRAVAQANGTLGAALVALEPRWDSANVEAAIEHLRTAAAMFHRIGPSKEHAITQFNLGQALWHRAVGDPDDNLEQALEAWLDAGRSATHAQVNDHEPAEFGSEIEAAVGIAYLQRSKGDRGDNIEHAIAAFWRATLPFPEDSQDPRLAVARHNLGSAYLERSTGDRAANLTRAREALEAARRVRTRQRSPLDWALTETTLGVAYAKLAEIGRGDVLADRAVEAHSGALEVLDPTLQATEWLRAQANLAAAYLARSHPGRLDDVDRAIAAFETVFTTVPALGGTSAEWFTACHGLGFAYLQRDQGRHGEDSRRAIKVWQTGLDRHAQTSLPRLRRATARALGDLLCEFGRWTEAADSYGVAVDAMNELYRASFLANSQRDELESGGDTFILAAYAMVRSDPGRASEALAMLEQGRARSLAEQLSRDGTEQAAARGGDPELHKSYAETLAGLREVEAVLQNGTAIPWLVSKFEGMPPDLVDDDRGRRVAERLLASMVSEAKERLDTLARQIGNAVADPGEPFAAPSLADLTAAAVPGVPVAFLACTPFGSIVLVLYVEMGTAAVDAVPVDDLDEAGLHRALGLSRGDHVGPPGYLLGQLGVESPMKPYVQSLLAGLGSRLIRPLAEWLAHHGATGVVLIPTGHLGLLPLHAVSVIDDPGGRCLLDDFDVAYAPSVGALRSARKAAHEREQVPRRLAGVADPTMDNHLRWARAELAEVARHFDEHEVHSGAAATKSALTGAAKGASYVHLACHGRYDLSAPLSSGLALADGMLTIGDVVRDRPFASARLVTASACQTAVTEFMRLPDEVFGLPAGFLAAGTPAVIGTLWPTDDLAAALVMARFYRLHLQEALPPAKALRGAQLWLRALTGEQLVTEIKSLSPTLTAFGVSDVLEVATDEPTTRFYDHPVYWAPFVIIGA; encoded by the coding sequence GTGGTGGAAGACCAACGAGAATCGCTTCGTGCCGCACAAGATCGGCAAACCGCCGAGCAGTTGCTGACGAAGACGGGCAATAATTCGTCCGACATCGTCAGCGCGCTCAGCCTTGCCGAGGGCGCGGTTGCCGTACATCGCCGCATCGGCCCGCCCGAGGAGTGTGCTGCGAGCTGGTATGTCCTGGGGTTGGCGTGGTTCGCCCAGGATGGCGAGCGCGGGGAAAACCTGGAGCGGGCACTGGACGCGATGATGTTCTCGCTCGACCTGCGTGGCCAGGTGGGGCCGCGGGATGAGTGGGCTCGTGTCCTGGCGAATGTGGGGGCCCTCTACTGGCACCGGGCCGCGGGCGAACAGGGCCAACGATCGCTGGGCGTCCGCGCCGACGATATCGAGCGGGCGATTGGTGCCTGGCGGGCAGCGGCAGCCGCTTTCGATGTCCACGCATCGAGTCACCAGGCCGAGCAGTGGGTGACCGCTACGGAGAACCTCGCCACCGGCTATCTCCGCCGACAGGTCGGCGAGCGGGCGCAGAACGTCGCCGACGCCGTTGCCGCGATCAAGGGAGTCGCCGAGTTTCATCGCGATCGACGGCAGCACTCCGAGTGGGCGCGCACGCAGAACTGGCTGGCCAACACACTGATCGAGCATGGCAGTGGCGATCATGTAGAGCGGGCTATCGAGATCTTCACCGGGATCCTGCACGACACAGCCGGTCAGACAGAAGACGACGTGGCCTCGACCGAGGTGAACCTCGCTCTTGCGTACATGCGCCAGCCTCGGGGAGATCGCCAACAGCACATCGCGCGAGCCATGTCGTATTGCCGATCCGCGCTCGCCAGGAATTCGCCCGGCGATTCCAGGGCGGTGGCACAGGCGAATGGCACATTGGGGGCCGCGTTGGTGGCCCTTGAGCCTCGATGGGATTCCGCCAATGTCGAGGCCGCGATCGAGCATCTTCGCACAGCCGCGGCGATGTTCCATCGAATCGGCCCGAGCAAGGAACACGCCATCACCCAATTCAATCTGGGGCAGGCGCTCTGGCATCGCGCGGTCGGCGATCCGGATGACAACCTGGAACAGGCGCTCGAAGCCTGGCTCGACGCCGGCAGGTCGGCCACCCACGCCCAAGTAAATGACCATGAGCCCGCGGAATTTGGGAGCGAGATCGAGGCCGCTGTCGGTATCGCCTATTTGCAGCGAAGCAAGGGCGATCGAGGCGACAACATCGAGCATGCCATCGCCGCGTTCTGGCGCGCCACTCTCCCCTTTCCCGAGGACAGCCAGGACCCCAGATTGGCGGTCGCGCGCCACAATCTGGGCAGTGCCTACCTCGAGCGCTCGACAGGTGACAGGGCAGCGAACCTCACTCGGGCGCGAGAAGCGCTGGAAGCGGCCAGGCGGGTGCGGACACGGCAGCGTTCACCACTCGACTGGGCGTTGACGGAGACAACTCTGGGTGTCGCGTACGCCAAGCTGGCGGAGATCGGCCGGGGTGACGTCTTGGCCGACCGGGCCGTTGAGGCACATTCAGGGGCGTTGGAAGTGTTGGATCCAACGCTGCAGGCGACGGAGTGGCTGCGAGCCCAGGCGAACCTGGCGGCTGCCTATCTGGCGCGTAGCCATCCTGGACGGCTTGACGATGTGGACAGGGCGATCGCGGCTTTCGAAACCGTGTTTACGACGGTGCCTGCCCTCGGCGGTACATCGGCCGAGTGGTTCACAGCCTGCCATGGCCTTGGTTTTGCGTACCTTCAGCGTGACCAAGGGCGTCACGGCGAGGACAGCCGACGAGCCATCAAGGTGTGGCAGACCGGCCTGGACCGGCACGCCCAAACGTCCCTTCCTCGCCTACGCCGCGCGACAGCCCGCGCGCTGGGTGACCTCCTCTGCGAGTTCGGGAGGTGGACGGAAGCCGCGGACAGCTATGGCGTCGCAGTGGATGCCATGAACGAACTCTATCGGGCATCGTTCCTGGCCAACTCGCAGAGAGACGAGTTGGAGTCGGGTGGGGACACGTTCATCCTGGCGGCGTATGCGATGGTCCGCAGCGATCCTGGCCGTGCTTCCGAAGCGTTGGCGATGTTGGAACAGGGGCGTGCGCGCAGTCTTGCGGAACAGCTGTCCCGGGACGGTACCGAGCAGGCCGCGGCCAGGGGCGGCGATCCGGAACTGCACAAGTCGTACGCCGAGACACTCGCCGGCCTGCGTGAGGTCGAAGCCGTGTTGCAGAACGGCACGGCGATTCCGTGGCTCGTCTCGAAGTTTGAGGGCATGCCACCGGATCTGGTGGACGATGACCGCGGCAGGCGGGTCGCGGAACGTCTGCTGGCGTCGATGGTGTCCGAGGCGAAGGAGCGGCTTGACACCCTGGCCCGACAGATCGGGAACGCGGTCGCGGATCCTGGAGAGCCTTTCGCCGCCCCGAGCCTCGCCGACCTTACCGCGGCCGCCGTTCCGGGCGTACCGGTGGCTTTTCTCGCTTGCACCCCGTTTGGGAGCATCGTTCTCGTGCTCTACGTCGAGATGGGTACCGCCGCAGTGGATGCGGTGCCGGTCGATGACCTTGACGAAGCCGGCCTGCACCGTGCGCTGGGGCTCAGCCGTGGTGACCACGTCGGCCCACCGGGCTATCTGCTTGGACAGTTGGGCGTGGAATCCCCGATGAAGCCCTATGTTCAGTCGTTGCTGGCCGGGCTGGGCTCACGGTTGATCCGGCCGCTGGCGGAGTGGCTCGCCCATCACGGCGCCACCGGCGTGGTCCTGATTCCTACCGGCCACCTCGGCTTGCTGCCGTTGCACGCCGTATCGGTCATCGACGATCCCGGCGGCCGCTGTCTGCTGGATGATTTCGACGTCGCATACGCGCCTTCGGTCGGCGCGCTGAGGTCAGCACGGAAGGCGGCACACGAACGCGAGCAGGTTCCTCGGCGCCTGGCAGGGGTCGCCGATCCCACCATGGACAACCACCTGAGATGGGCCCGCGCCGAACTCGCCGAGGTGGCCAGGCATTTCGATGAGCATGAAGTCCATTCTGGTGCGGCGGCCACGAAATCGGCCTTGACAGGGGCTGCCAAGGGGGCGTCCTACGTGCACCTCGCCTGTCACGGCAGGTACGACCTGTCGGCACCGCTCTCGTCCGGGTTGGCCCTCGCCGACGGCATGCTCACGATCGGCGACGTCGTGCGCGACCGCCCCTTCGCGAGCGCTCGACTGGTGACCGCATCGGCATGCCAGACCGCCGTCACCGAGTTCATGCGGCTTCCAGACGAGGTGTTCGGACTTCCTGCGGGGTTCCTCGCAGCCGGGACCCCGGCGGTGATCGGTACCCTCTGGCCGACCGACGACCTCGCCGCGGCCCTTGTCATGGCTCGGTTCTACCGACTTCACCTGCAAGAAGCGTTACCGCCGGCCAAGGCGCTGCGAGGGGCCCAACTGTGGCTGCGCGCGCTGACCGGCGAACAACTGGTCACAGAGATCAAGTCGCTATCGCCGACACTGACCGCGTTCGGTGTGTCAGATGTGCTTGAAGTCGCCACCGACGAACCGACCACCCGGTTCTATGACCACCCGGTGTACTGGGCGCCTTTCGTCATCATCGGCGCGTGA
- a CDS encoding RNA polymerase sigma factor: MPASPPPSTSEDDEGLLAAARDEAERRAAESETRRKHDLDLRNALAQEDFSGVGWDRFANELARYGIAVLVVWMRTGRIFVECARRFGGKGKKFSLPPSPLNWTDEERADLATVVVTKAITTFKQKALRGGGWTYSGGASLTTYFVGTCTYEFPNFYTQWINQRAAAAERSLAERVVATTTPRLADPATKTLQEDQIRRAMALLPDERTRIVVQLKADGYTHAEIAEALGDCGFFDETDESVRGIWQRHKRRMHQKGGPDDV; the protein is encoded by the coding sequence GTGCCTGCCTCGCCACCGCCGTCGACGTCCGAGGACGACGAGGGCCTGCTGGCCGCGGCACGGGACGAGGCCGAACGTCGGGCCGCGGAATCGGAGACCCGCCGCAAACACGACCTGGACCTGCGTAACGCGCTCGCCCAGGAGGACTTCTCCGGGGTCGGCTGGGACCGTTTCGCCAACGAGCTCGCCCGCTACGGGATCGCCGTACTGGTGGTCTGGATGCGCACCGGCCGGATCTTCGTCGAATGCGCCCGCCGCTTCGGCGGCAAAGGGAAGAAGTTCTCGCTACCGCCCTCGCCACTGAACTGGACCGACGAGGAACGAGCGGATCTGGCGACCGTAGTGGTCACCAAGGCCATCACCACGTTCAAACAGAAGGCGCTACGCGGCGGCGGCTGGACCTACTCCGGAGGTGCGAGCTTGACCACCTACTTCGTCGGGACCTGCACCTACGAGTTCCCCAACTTCTACACACAATGGATCAACCAGCGTGCGGCAGCCGCCGAACGCAGTCTCGCGGAACGCGTCGTCGCCACCACCACGCCACGCCTGGCCGATCCCGCCACCAAGACACTGCAAGAAGACCAAATCAGACGAGCGATGGCGCTGCTACCCGACGAACGAACCCGCATCGTCGTCCAGCTCAAAGCCGACGGCTACACCCACGCCGAGATCGCCGAGGCGCTCGGCGACTGCGGATTCTTCGACGAAACCGACGAGAGCGTCCGAGGGATCTGGCAACGCCACAAACGACGGATGCACCAGAAGGGCGGACCCGACGATGTCTGA
- the shbA gene encoding RNA polymerase sigma factor ShbA yields MSELAHVVLATDQKVNALIEQSSLGTTGARRLRDRVSAETADKVVARAEAAPDPTDARPRPSTLSDRLDAVLPAAAAGASGATAEVIRAITPAITRYCNARLRSTTITAEDVVQEVLLAVISNLPRYQHTRGSFLPYVYAIASHKVADAWRNDARHRAEPVDQVPDYGDEDNVPEQRVLSRERAAELGKLLDILPSRQRDILVLRVIVGLSAAETADALGISPGMVRVTQHRALTRLRDIYRADAW; encoded by the coding sequence ATGTCTGAACTCGCCCACGTCGTACTCGCCACCGATCAGAAGGTGAACGCCCTCATCGAGCAGTCCTCGCTGGGCACCACCGGCGCCCGCCGGCTCCGCGACCGCGTGTCCGCCGAAACAGCCGACAAAGTCGTCGCCCGCGCCGAAGCCGCCCCCGACCCCACAGATGCGCGCCCACGCCCGAGCACCCTCTCCGACAGGCTGGACGCCGTGCTCCCAGCCGCAGCGGCCGGGGCGTCCGGCGCCACGGCAGAGGTGATCCGGGCGATCACCCCGGCGATCACTCGCTACTGCAACGCACGGCTGAGGTCGACCACGATCACCGCCGAAGACGTCGTCCAGGAAGTGCTTCTCGCGGTCATCTCCAACCTGCCCCGCTACCAGCACACGCGCGGGTCGTTCCTGCCCTACGTCTACGCCATCGCCTCGCACAAAGTCGCCGACGCCTGGCGGAACGACGCCCGTCACCGGGCAGAACCGGTGGACCAGGTCCCCGACTACGGCGATGAGGACAACGTGCCGGAACAACGTGTCCTCTCCCGCGAACGCGCCGCCGAACTTGGCAAACTGCTCGACATCCTGCCCTCGCGACAACGGGACATTCTTGTGCTGCGCGTCATCGTCGGCCTGTCCGCCGCCGAAACCGCCGACGCGCTCGGCATCTCCCCCGGCATGGTTCGGGTCACGCAACACCGCGCACTCACCCGGCTCCGCGACATCTATCGCGCAGACGCCTGGTGA
- a CDS encoding TetR/AcrR family transcriptional regulator, which yields MPKQVDHRGRREAIARALWRVVERRGVTQLTMRVVAQEAGMSLGQLQHYFASRTAMLSFAMDFASEQTAARVDQGLEKLGDRPHPRDVLRLTLAEMLPLHADARATSRMSAAYVLEALHDEAVHEQARRGLSQGRALVEQLVRQAIADGYIDSGLDPATEANLLLALTGFTSLIELGVIEPQDALAAIDVHLDRLFRST from the coding sequence ATGCCGAAGCAGGTGGATCACCGTGGACGCCGCGAAGCGATCGCCCGAGCACTGTGGCGGGTGGTGGAGCGGCGCGGCGTCACTCAGCTGACGATGCGCGTGGTGGCGCAGGAGGCGGGCATGTCACTCGGGCAGCTGCAGCACTACTTCGCTTCCCGGACGGCCATGCTCTCCTTCGCCATGGATTTCGCGTCCGAGCAGACCGCGGCGCGCGTAGACCAGGGGCTCGAAAAGCTCGGTGACCGTCCGCATCCCCGTGACGTGCTGCGCCTGACGCTCGCGGAAATGCTGCCCCTGCATGCGGACGCCCGCGCGACCAGCCGGATGAGCGCCGCCTACGTCCTGGAGGCGTTGCACGACGAGGCCGTGCACGAGCAGGCCCGCCGCGGCCTCAGCCAAGGGCGGGCTCTCGTCGAGCAGTTGGTCCGCCAGGCGATCGCCGACGGGTACATCGACTCCGGCCTCGACCCGGCGACCGAGGCGAACCTGCTCCTCGCCCTCACCGGCTTCACCTCGCTGATCGAACTCGGCGTGATCGAGCCCCAGGACGCGCTCGCCGCGATCGACGTGCATCTGGATCGGTTGTTCAGGAGTACGTGA
- a CDS encoding WD40 repeat domain-containing protein → MDVEQFSGRKNLEQRNVRSAVYKALAHALGSHWSVCYREDRGDGVFLLAPADVPKQLFVEQVPGRLVKALRKHNRAHGAGERIRLRMAVHAGEVLLDEHGATGVAINHTFRLLDASPLKEALAGSAGVLAVITSDWLFREVVWHSAADETRYRPQRIRVKETETVGWICLPDDPYPPDVSQAEWPEDVCPYPGLRAFQPDQARWFFGREAALSVLMDKIDHRSGPVFVVAPSGAGKSSLLRAGVITAVADSGRPWLLLTPAKEPCETLAQQVARLVDDSVDDVLAAVRSDPARLANMVPDGTVIVMDQFEEVFTLCAGEAGRRRFIDALIAMRAVLGVRGDFYDHCLADDQLATFLPASQFNLQAMAPAELRAAIERPARQIGVDVEPGLVEVLLHEIGTDAGGLPLLAHALAVTWQRRTGDKLTLADYDRTGRIQGAIVATADEAYARCSTAEQRVIFQHLLMHLVVVRHDAPPARRRADPADLVKGFDAPRTAETVLGWLIEKRLVTLDDNAVELSHEVLLRAWPQLGTWIETGRNDQVVRQQLIEAAEQWEREGKPVGSLYRGDRLAIARGWQSRSEHRAALTPLGAAFLGASIRHETRRVRVRRTAVAMLAVLGLVASSAAVYAFQQRDIAQEQRDAAIFNKVTAEANRIRTLDVSLAAQLDLVAHRMRPDDPDTSSHLIVDANAPLSATLPSGAKDVSVVALSPDGRTLATGSGSGDRLVRLWNVADRAHPVLLNETISHGEATRALAFSPDGRTLGTGGADNTVRLWNVTDPARPVALGLPITRHTKTIRSLAFSPDGRTLASAGDDRTVRLWNVTDPAQPTELGPPMARHTGAVYSVAFGPDGRTLATSGDDRTVRLWDIAAPDRAELFGSPLTGHTGAVHSVAFSPDGRTLASASNDRTVRLWNVADPARPVELGRPITGHASAIRSMAFGPDGRTLATGGDDYTVRLWGVTDPARPTPIGAPITGHADGVRSMAFSSDGRTVATASGDRAVRLWNIPSTVLNGHTGEVKALTFSPAGRILATGGGDRTVRLWTLADRRQLGPPLTGHEDEINALAFSPDGRVLATGGGDQTVRLWDVADPARPTPIGAPIAAHADGVRSMAFSPDGRILVTGGDVKDENTARLWDVADPAEPVLRARIVIGPDANALAVAFSPNGRTLAMGTEYSDAAVWLWNLSDPAKPTLLAGPLKGHQDDIRRVAFSPDGRTLASGSDDGQVRLWDVTDPAHATPLGDPLAGHTNPVSGLAFSPDGRTVASGSHDNTVRLWRTADRTQSGQPLTGHQADVDTVAFSPDGATLATGSHDHTVRLWDMTVPQAMHSICAITGNTLTREMWDQFVSAELPYSPPCS, encoded by the coding sequence GTGGACGTGGAGCAATTCAGCGGCCGGAAGAACCTGGAACAGAGGAATGTGCGCAGCGCCGTCTATAAGGCCTTGGCTCATGCGCTCGGCTCGCACTGGAGCGTCTGCTATCGCGAAGACCGGGGCGACGGTGTGTTTCTTCTCGCGCCGGCGGATGTTCCGAAGCAATTGTTCGTCGAGCAGGTGCCCGGTCGCCTGGTGAAAGCGTTGCGCAAGCACAACCGCGCGCACGGGGCCGGCGAGCGGATCCGGCTGAGGATGGCGGTGCACGCTGGGGAAGTTCTGCTCGACGAGCACGGCGCGACCGGCGTCGCGATCAACCACACGTTCCGGTTGCTCGACGCGTCGCCGTTGAAGGAGGCCCTCGCCGGGTCGGCCGGCGTGCTCGCGGTGATCACCTCCGACTGGTTGTTCCGTGAAGTGGTCTGGCACAGCGCTGCTGACGAGACCCGCTATCGGCCCCAACGCATCCGGGTCAAGGAAACGGAGACGGTGGGGTGGATCTGCCTGCCGGACGACCCGTACCCGCCCGACGTCAGCCAGGCGGAGTGGCCGGAGGATGTCTGCCCCTATCCGGGCCTGCGTGCGTTTCAACCTGACCAAGCGCGGTGGTTCTTCGGCCGCGAGGCGGCCTTGTCGGTGTTGATGGACAAGATCGATCACCGCAGCGGGCCGGTCTTCGTCGTCGCACCGTCCGGTGCCGGCAAGTCGTCGCTGCTTCGGGCAGGCGTGATTACCGCGGTGGCCGACAGCGGGCGCCCATGGCTGTTGCTCACCCCGGCAAAGGAGCCCTGCGAGACGCTGGCACAGCAGGTCGCGCGGCTCGTCGACGACAGCGTGGATGACGTGCTCGCAGCAGTCAGATCTGATCCTGCCCGGCTGGCGAACATGGTGCCTGACGGGACCGTCATCGTGATGGATCAGTTCGAAGAGGTGTTCACCCTGTGCGCCGGCGAGGCCGGGCGGCGGCGTTTCATCGACGCGCTGATCGCGATGCGTGCGGTGCTCGGGGTGCGGGGCGACTTCTACGACCACTGCCTCGCTGACGATCAGCTCGCGACGTTCCTGCCGGCGAGCCAGTTCAATCTCCAGGCGATGGCTCCGGCCGAGTTGCGAGCGGCCATCGAGCGGCCGGCGCGGCAGATCGGCGTCGACGTCGAACCGGGTCTGGTCGAGGTCCTCCTGCACGAGATCGGGACGGACGCGGGTGGGCTCCCGCTGCTGGCCCACGCGTTGGCCGTCACCTGGCAGCGGCGCACGGGCGACAAGCTGACCTTGGCGGATTATGACCGGACAGGGCGGATCCAAGGCGCGATCGTGGCTACCGCGGACGAGGCCTACGCCCGTTGCTCCACGGCCGAGCAGCGCGTGATCTTCCAGCACCTCCTCATGCATTTGGTCGTGGTCAGGCACGACGCGCCGCCTGCCAGGCGGCGCGCGGATCCGGCCGACCTCGTCAAGGGTTTCGACGCACCGCGGACCGCCGAGACGGTTCTCGGCTGGCTGATCGAAAAACGTCTGGTCACGCTGGACGACAACGCCGTCGAGCTTTCCCACGAAGTGTTGCTGCGGGCGTGGCCGCAGCTCGGCACCTGGATCGAGACGGGCCGCAACGATCAGGTCGTCCGGCAGCAGTTGATCGAGGCCGCCGAACAGTGGGAGAGAGAAGGGAAACCGGTCGGATCGCTGTATCGCGGCGATCGGCTGGCCATCGCGAGGGGGTGGCAGTCCAGGAGTGAGCACCGCGCCGCCCTCACGCCGCTGGGAGCGGCCTTCCTCGGCGCGTCGATCCGGCACGAAACCCGACGGGTCAGGGTGCGCCGAACCGCGGTCGCCATGCTGGCCGTTCTCGGCCTCGTCGCGTCCAGCGCCGCTGTCTATGCCTTCCAGCAACGCGACATCGCCCAAGAACAACGTGACGCCGCGATCTTCAACAAGGTCACCGCCGAGGCGAACCGGATACGGACCCTCGACGTGTCGCTGGCGGCCCAGCTCGATCTCGTCGCCCACCGCATGCGCCCGGACGATCCGGACACGAGCAGCCATTTGATCGTCGACGCGAACGCGCCGCTGTCCGCCACGTTGCCCTCGGGCGCCAAGGACGTCAGCGTGGTGGCGCTCAGTCCCGACGGGCGAACGCTGGCCACCGGCAGCGGCAGCGGTGACAGACTCGTGCGGTTGTGGAACGTCGCTGATCGGGCCCATCCGGTGCTACTGAACGAAACCATCAGTCACGGCGAAGCGACCCGCGCGCTGGCGTTCAGCCCGGACGGACGCACTCTGGGCACTGGCGGTGCTGACAACACAGTGCGGCTGTGGAACGTCACCGACCCGGCCCGTCCGGTGGCGCTCGGCCTGCCGATTACGAGGCACACCAAGACGATCCGGTCGTTGGCGTTCAGTCCTGACGGGCGGACGCTGGCCAGCGCGGGCGACGATCGGACCGTACGGCTGTGGAACGTCACCGACCCCGCTCAGCCCACGGAACTCGGCCCGCCGATGGCCAGGCACACCGGCGCCGTCTACTCCGTGGCGTTCGGTCCTGATGGCCGGACGCTGGCTACCAGCGGCGATGACCGGACAGTGCGACTGTGGGACATCGCCGCGCCGGACCGAGCCGAACTCTTCGGATCACCGTTGACCGGACACACCGGTGCCGTCCATTCGGTGGCGTTCAGTCCCGATGGCCGGACGCTGGCCAGTGCGAGCAACGACCGGACAGTGCGGCTGTGGAACGTCGCCGACCCGGCCCGTCCGGTGGAGCTGGGCCGGCCGATCACCGGGCATGCCAGCGCGATCCGGTCGATGGCGTTCGGGCCCGACGGGCGGACGCTGGCCACCGGCGGCGATGACTACACCGTGCGGCTGTGGGGCGTCACCGATCCCGCCCGCCCCACGCCCATCGGCGCGCCGATCACCGGGCATGCCGACGGCGTCCGGTCGATGGCGTTCAGCTCGGACGGTCGCACCGTGGCCACCGCCAGTGGCGACCGGGCGGTAAGGCTGTGGAACATCCCCAGCACTGTCCTAAATGGACATACGGGTGAAGTGAAGGCGCTGACGTTCAGCCCGGCCGGGCGCATCCTGGCCACCGGCGGCGGCGACCGGACCGTCCGGTTGTGGACACTGGCCGATCGGCGGCAGCTGGGCCCGCCGCTCACCGGCCACGAAGACGAGATCAACGCCTTGGCGTTCAGCCCGGATGGCCGCGTGCTGGCCACGGGCGGCGGCGATCAGACGGTGCGGTTGTGGGACGTCGCCGATCCCGCCCGCCCCACGCCCATCGGCGCGCCGATCGCCGCACATGCCGACGGCGTCCGGTCTATGGCGTTCAGCCCGGACGGCCGCATCCTGGTCACCGGAGGCGATGTGAAGGACGAGAACACCGCGCGGTTGTGGGACGTCGCCGACCCGGCTGAACCCGTGCTGCGGGCCCGGATCGTGATCGGACCGGACGCCAACGCCCTGGCGGTGGCGTTCAGCCCGAACGGGAGAACGCTGGCGATGGGCACCGAATACAGCGACGCCGCGGTGTGGTTGTGGAACCTTTCCGATCCGGCCAAGCCCACGTTGCTGGCCGGACCCCTCAAAGGGCACCAGGACGATATCCGCCGGGTCGCGTTCAGCCCGGATGGTCGGACCTTGGCCAGCGGCAGCGACGACGGGCAGGTGCGGCTGTGGGACGTCACCGATCCTGCTCACGCCACACCGCTCGGCGATCCCCTCGCCGGGCACACCAACCCCGTCTCGGGGCTGGCGTTCAGCCCGGATGGACGCACGGTGGCCAGCGGCAGCCACGACAACACCGTCCGGCTCTGGCGGACAGCCGACCGGACGCAGTCGGGTCAGCCGCTCACCGGACACCAGGCCGACGTCGACACGGTGGCGTTCAGCCCCGATGGCGCCACCCTCGCCACCGGCAGCCATGACCACACCGTGCGGCTGTGGGACATGACCGTGCCCCAGGCCATGCACAGCATCTGCGCCATCACGGGAAACACACTCACTCGCGAGATGTGGGACCAGTTCGTGTCGGCTGAGCTGCCGTACAGCCCGCCGTGTTCGTGA
- a CDS encoding Acg family FMN-binding oxidoreductase, which produces MEHRWTRAETEVLARTLLRAPSVHNIQPWRLEFDGDRLLLRERRDVELPVHDTRGRDRLISCGAALANVELAVRVLGHDPTTSMFPESGEPDIVAAIETTGRSAPSDVDLHRYSAIARRASYRHPFSGRRVTRAEAGDLIAVAAESGTEARLIHDELELSRVAELLEFAAEAYQHDMAYQRELALWTIRDEGPHRYGVGLAGSALPAGTLPWAGLVRPATALPDHRVLQRRLAGETLLVFLTVDDGKYDHLHAGHALQNTWLAAVDDGLAGSVLTQPLHLPEVRSGLAEDLELPGFPQALMRFGYPAGPVPLSPRRAADEVLGNGF; this is translated from the coding sequence ATGGAGCACAGGTGGACGAGGGCGGAGACCGAGGTGCTCGCGAGGACGTTGCTGCGAGCGCCTTCCGTGCACAACATCCAGCCGTGGCGGCTCGAGTTCGACGGTGATCGCCTTCTCCTGCGTGAGCGCCGGGACGTGGAACTGCCCGTGCACGACACCCGAGGCCGTGACCGGCTCATCTCGTGCGGCGCCGCGCTCGCCAACGTGGAGCTGGCCGTGCGGGTGCTCGGCCATGACCCCACCACGAGCATGTTCCCGGAATCAGGCGAGCCCGACATCGTCGCCGCGATCGAGACCACGGGGCGCTCGGCACCGTCCGACGTCGACCTGCACCGGTACTCGGCGATCGCCCGTCGTGCCAGCTACCGGCATCCCTTCTCCGGACGGAGAGTCACGCGGGCGGAGGCCGGTGACCTGATCGCCGTCGCGGCCGAAAGCGGTACGGAAGCCAGGCTGATCCACGACGAGCTGGAACTCTCCCGGGTCGCGGAACTGCTCGAATTCGCCGCGGAGGCGTATCAGCACGACATGGCCTACCAGCGTGAGCTGGCGTTGTGGACGATCCGCGACGAAGGCCCGCACCGCTACGGAGTCGGGCTGGCCGGAAGCGCGCTGCCCGCCGGGACCCTTCCCTGGGCGGGGCTGGTCCGTCCGGCCACGGCCCTGCCCGACCACCGTGTTCTTCAACGACGTCTGGCGGGGGAGACCCTGTTGGTGTTCCTCACCGTCGACGACGGCAAGTACGACCACCTGCACGCGGGACACGCTCTCCAGAACACGTGGCTGGCCGCCGTCGACGACGGCCTCGCGGGTTCCGTGCTGACCCAGCCGTTGCACCTGCCGGAAGTCCGTTCCGGGCTGGCCGAAGACCTGGAACTCCCCGGATTCCCGCAAGCTCTCATGCGGTTCGGCTATCCCGCGGGGCCGGTGCCCCTGAGCCCTCGTCGTGCCGCCGACGAAGTTCTCGGTAACGGCTTCTGA